From Herbaspirillum sp. WKF16:
TCGCGGATGTCGGCGCACAGCTGGCCGCGGTAGACGAAGGGATCGTAGGGGATCGGCGCCGAGCGCCAGAGCACGCGCACGTCGCGCCGCTTCAGCTTGCCCTCGCTGATCATGCGCGAGAGGTTGGTGCTGGCGACGAAGGCGGCGTCGGCATTGCGGCTCAGCACCGCCAGCACCGACTGCTCATGGTTGCCGGCGTAGCCGATGCGGGAGAAATAACTGGCCAGCTGCAGACCGTTCTGGCGCGCGAAGATATGCCGCGGAATCAGCGCGCCCGAGGTGCTGTCGGGGTCGGCCAGCGCCAGCACCTTGCCGCGCAGCGAGGCGATGCTGTCATAAGGCCCCTGCTGGCGCGTGATCAGCAGCGAGAAGTAGACGGAGGACGCCGCGGCGCCGCCCGGGCCGGCGAAATTCGGTTCCTGCAGTTCCAGCGAGGCAAAGGGCGTGACCTGCGCGTCGCCCTTCCTGGCCGTCACGTAGGACGCCGGCCCCAGCCGCGCGATATCGACGGCGCCGGCCATCAGGCCTTCGATCACCGAGCCGTAGGACGACGGCACCACCATTTCCACCGGCATCTTCAGCTTCTCGCGCAGGGCGTCGAGCAGGGGATCCATCGCGCTTTGCTGTTCCTCGTCGCTGCCCTGGGGCACGAAGGAAAAACGCAGCCGCTCCGGACGCTCGCAGGCCGCGCCCCGCTGGGCCGACGCCGGCGGCGACGCCAGCAAGGCCGCCAGGGCCAGGCCGCAGGCGGCCAGGATGCCCCGGGCGGACGATGCGAACAATGCTGCGGCAATCTTCATGCGATCTCAAACCTGCCCTTCTGCAAGATGGCTTCCAACTGGTCGGCGGGCACCGGGCGCTGCAGGTAGAAGCCCTGCACCTGGTCGCAGCCCATGACCTTCAGGTGCATCAGCTGCTCCTTGGTCTCCACGCCCTCGGCCACCACCTTCAGCCCCAGGTTGCGCGCCAGCGTCACGGTGGATGCGACGATCATGCCGTCGCTGTTGTCGTTGCGGATATCGCTGATGAAGGAGCGATCTATCTTCAGCGCGTAGACCGGCAGCGTCTTGATGTGGCTCAGTCCGGAATAGCCGGTGCCGTAATCGTCCAGGTAGATCTTCAGGCCTTCGCTGCGCAGCTTCTCCAGCGTGCGGCGCGCGGTTTCCACGTCTTCGATGAAGCAGCTCTCGGTGACCTCGATGTCCAGCAGGTCGGGCGTGAGCCGGTGGCGCCGCAGCGACTCCCGCACGATCTCGCTCAGGCTCTCGTCGCGCAGTTGCTTGGCCGAGACGTTGATCGCCACCGGCACCAGCGGCAGCCCCTTGTCGCGCCACTGCGCCAGCTGGCGGCAGACTGCCTCGATGATCCAGTGGCCCAGCGGCACCACCATGTCGTGCGCCTCGGCCAGGCCGATGAATTCGCCGGGGAAGATCAGGCCGTGCTCCGGATGCTGCCAGCGGATCAGCGCCTCCATGCCGGTCACCCGGAACTGCTGCAACTCGACCTTGGGCTGGTAGTGCAGGCAGAACTCGTCGTCCTTGAGCGCCTGGCGGAAGCGACCCAGCAACTCCAGCCCGCGCACCGCGATGGCGTTGAGCGAGGCGTCGTAGAAGCGGTACAGGCCGGAGCCGGAAGTCTTGGCGGTGTACATCGCCGAGTCGGCGTTGGTCATCAGCTCCTCGATGCTCTGGCCGTCGCGCGGGTACAGGGCGATGCCGATGCTGGGCGCGGTCTCGACGTAGCAGCCCAGCAGGTCCGGATAAGGCGCGCGGATGCTCTCGACCAGCTTGTCGGCGATCTCGGCCACGCTTTCCTCGTTGCGGATCTCCGACACCATCACCACGAACTCGTCGCCGCCCAGGCGCGCCACCAGGTCGTACTCGCGCAGCGCGGCGCGCAGGCGGCGGGCCACCTCCTGCAGCAGCGCGTCGCCCACGGCGTGGCCCTGGGTATCGTTGATCAGCTTGAACTTGTCGAGGTCGAGGAAGAACAGCGCATAGAGATTGCGGCTGCGCTTGGCGCGCGAGAGCTCGGTCGAGGCCAGCTCGTAGAACAGCATGCGGTTGGGGATGCCGGTCAGGTAATCGTGCGAGGCCAGCTGGTAGGCGCGCGACTTCTCCTGCTCCAGCTGGTTGATCAGGCCGCTCTTCTCGCGCTCCGAATACAGCAGCTTCTCGTACAGGAAGCGACGGCGATGCGCCAGGTTGATCAGGCCCGCCGTCAGCAGCATGATGGCCACCGAAATCGCGACGGCCTGCACGTAGTACTGGCGATGCGCCGGCCGCAGCTTGCCGAGCAGTTGCTCCGGATCCCGGCTCACCACCACCGCCAGCGGATAGTGCACCAGGCGCCGCTGCACACCGACGTGCTGCACCTCGTCGCCCGGGCGCAGCGCGTGGATCAGGCCGTCGCCCTTGCCCGCCAGCAGGAACAGCGCGTACGCCTGGCCGGCATAGTTGGAGCCGCCCGAGAGGATGCCGCCCGACAGCTCGGCCAGCTGCAGGCCGGCGGCGTTGAGGATCTCGATGCGGCTGGCGCCGGCTACGCTGACTTCCTGGTAGGTCTTGAGGAAGTAGCCCAGGTCGAGGATGGCGGTGAAGAACCCCTGCAGCTCGCCGCGCCCGTTCTGCAGCGGGATCAGCAGCGGCACGCGCCAGCTGTAGCCGTCGCGGCTGTTGGGCGGATTGATGATCATCGGATTCTGGTTGCGCCCGGCAGTCAGCGAGCTCATGTAACCGGCGTTGATCAGCTTGGCGAGTTCCGGCTCTTCCTGCTGCCGCGCCGACGAATAGACCAGACGACCGCCGGCGTCGAACATGGCCACGCGCAGGTAGGCCGAGTCGCCGTTGAAGAGCGGATTGAGATAGGAGGAAGACGAGCGATCGCCGCCCAGCATGGCCTGGCCGATGCGGGAATACAGCAAGGTCTTGCCCAGCACCTCGTCGAGGTTGGCCGAAACGATGGCGGCAACGTTCTTGCTGTCGGCGATCGAACTGGCGATGGCCAGCCGTTTCTCGTTCTCGATGCGGGTGATGGTCAGGTACCACAGCATCACCAGCACGCAGGCCGACAGCAATACCAGGCCGACCGACATCCCGCGCCCTGCGAGAAACTCGGTCAACAGCCTCTTCGGCTCCAAAGATCTTGGATTACGCAATCCCCACCCGCATGAACATTCGGCCGGAGAGTCCGGCACTGCCTTGTTTCCCCTTAACCGAAGCAGATTAGTACGCCAATGTGTCAAGTTGATGACAAGCGGCGGGTTGTTACGTGAGCTGTTTTCATGTTGCGGCGGACCGCGTTGCGGCGCTGGCGCAATCAAGGCTGACGTTGGCTGAAGCACAAGCTCAGTCGACGACGCTGGATCCCTGCTTTCGCAGGGACGACGCATTAATTGAG
This genomic window contains:
- a CDS encoding putative bifunctional diguanylate cyclase/phosphodiesterase; amino-acid sequence: MVLLSACVLVMLWYLTITRIENEKRLAIASSIADSKNVAAIVSANLDEVLGKTLLYSRIGQAMLGGDRSSSSYLNPLFNGDSAYLRVAMFDAGGRLVYSSARQQEEPELAKLINAGYMSSLTAGRNQNPMIINPPNSRDGYSWRVPLLIPLQNGRGELQGFFTAILDLGYFLKTYQEVSVAGASRIEILNAAGLQLAELSGGILSGGSNYAGQAYALFLLAGKGDGLIHALRPGDEVQHVGVQRRLVHYPLAVVVSRDPEQLLGKLRPAHRQYYVQAVAISVAIMLLTAGLINLAHRRRFLYEKLLYSEREKSGLINQLEQEKSRAYQLASHDYLTGIPNRMLFYELASTELSRAKRSRNLYALFFLDLDKFKLINDTQGHAVGDALLQEVARRLRAALREYDLVARLGGDEFVVMVSEIRNEESVAEIADKLVESIRAPYPDLLGCYVETAPSIGIALYPRDGQSIEELMTNADSAMYTAKTSGSGLYRFYDASLNAIAVRGLELLGRFRQALKDDEFCLHYQPKVELQQFRVTGMEALIRWQHPEHGLIFPGEFIGLAEAHDMVVPLGHWIIEAVCRQLAQWRDKGLPLVPVAINVSAKQLRDESLSEIVRESLRRHRLTPDLLDIEVTESCFIEDVETARRTLEKLRSEGLKIYLDDYGTGYSGLSHIKTLPVYALKIDRSFISDIRNDNSDGMIVASTVTLARNLGLKVVAEGVETKEQLMHLKVMGCDQVQGFYLQRPVPADQLEAILQKGRFEIA
- a CDS encoding phosphate/phosphite/phosphonate ABC transporter substrate-binding protein, translated to MKIAAALFASSARGILAACGLALAALLASPPASAQRGAACERPERLRFSFVPQGSDEEQQSAMDPLLDALREKLKMPVEMVVPSSYGSVIEGLMAGAVDIARLGPASYVTARKGDAQVTPFASLELQEPNFAGPGGAAASSVYFSLLITRQQGPYDSIASLRGKVLALADPDSTSGALIPRHIFARQNGLQLASYFSRIGYAGNHEQSVLAVLSRNADAAFVASTNLSRMISEGKLKRRDVRVLWRSAPIPYDPFVYRGQLCADIRDKIRAVFLDNKSARTRATLRGLHATRFVPVRDADYRIIRDLP